The Roseimicrobium gellanilyticum sequence AAGCCATGCTGGCCCCGCCCATCCAGATTTATATTGTCGATGATGAACCCTCCGTGCGGGCGGCCTATGCGCGCTTGGTCCGCTCGGCGAAGATGGAGCCGCGTACCTTCTGCACCGTCGAGGAGTTTTTGAGCACCAATGTCTCGGACGACCACGCCTGCATTATCTCCGACATCAAGATGCCGGGCAGCAGCGGCCTAGCCCTTC is a genomic window containing:
- a CDS encoding response regulator transcription factor, encoding MLAPPIQIYIVDDEPSVRAAYARLVRSAKMEPRTFCTVEEFLSTNVSDDHACIISDIKMPGSSGLALPGLLEKAGRHVPVIFTTAHDTPETRETAQRAGAAGFFRKPVDGQALLDAIEWALSKPPNHSVAH